From Pseudomonas vanderleydeniana, the proteins below share one genomic window:
- a CDS encoding ABC transporter substrate-binding protein produces the protein MCLDDFTHTRRDFLKLSALLTAGGALPLLNSRQARAASEPDAPVRIGYLPITDATPLLVAHNNGLFEAEGIKAERPVLLRSWAQVIEAFISGQVNVIHLLSPMTVWARYGSKVPAKVVAWNHVGGSGLTVAPGITEVKQLGGQSVAIPFWYSIHNVVVQQLFRDNGLQPVSKPANSALAANEVNLVVLPPSDMPPALASKRIAGYIVAEPFNALAEELKVGRVQRFTGDIWRNHACCVVFMHEQDLNTRPEWSQKVVNAIVKAQLWTRDNRAEAARLLSKDGSNRYTPHTPQVLGRVLTPNAADRDAYLASGAIRHGNWDEQRIDFQPYPFPSYTEELVRRLKDTLIEGDKGFLANLDPAQTARDLVDDRFVRNSIAAVGGLKAFGLPDDFERSEEFSI, from the coding sequence ATGTGCCTGGACGACTTCACCCACACTCGTCGTGACTTCCTCAAACTCAGCGCCCTGCTGACCGCAGGGGGTGCCTTGCCGCTGCTCAACAGCCGGCAGGCGCGGGCGGCTTCGGAGCCGGATGCGCCAGTGCGCATCGGCTACCTGCCGATCACCGACGCCACGCCGCTGCTGGTGGCGCACAACAACGGCCTGTTCGAGGCCGAGGGCATCAAGGCCGAACGGCCGGTACTGTTGCGCAGTTGGGCGCAGGTGATCGAGGCGTTCATTTCCGGCCAGGTCAACGTGATCCACCTGCTGTCGCCGATGACCGTCTGGGCCCGCTATGGCAGCAAGGTGCCGGCCAAGGTGGTGGCCTGGAACCATGTTGGCGGTTCGGGCCTGACCGTCGCGCCCGGTATCACCGAGGTCAAGCAGTTGGGCGGGCAGTCGGTGGCGATCCCGTTCTGGTACTCGATCCACAACGTGGTGGTGCAGCAACTGTTTCGTGACAACGGCCTGCAACCGGTGAGCAAGCCGGCCAACAGCGCGCTGGCGGCCAACGAGGTCAACCTGGTGGTGCTGCCGCCGTCGGACATGCCGCCGGCCCTGGCCAGCAAGCGTATCGCCGGCTATATCGTCGCCGAGCCGTTCAATGCGCTGGCCGAGGAGCTCAAGGTTGGCCGGGTCCAGCGCTTCACCGGTGATATCTGGCGCAACCATGCCTGCTGCGTGGTGTTCATGCACGAGCAGGATCTGAACACGCGCCCCGAGTGGTCGCAGAAAGTGGTCAACGCCATCGTCAAGGCGCAGCTGTGGACGCGTGACAACCGCGCCGAGGCGGCCAGGCTGCTGTCCAAGGACGGTAGCAACCGCTATACGCCGCATACGCCGCAAGTGCTTGGCCGGGTGCTGACGCCGAACGCTGCCGACCGCGACGCCTACCTCGCCAGCGGAGCGATCCGCCACGGCAATTGGGACGAGCAGCGTATCGACTTCCAGCCCTATCCGTTCCCCAGCTACACCGAGGAGCTGGTGCGGCGGTTGAAGGACACCCTGATCGAGGGCGACAAGGGCTTTCTCGCCAACCTCGACCCGGCGCAGACCGCCCGGGACCTGGTGGACGATCGCTTCGTGCGCAACAGCATTGCCGCCGTGGGCGGGCTCAAGGCGTTCGGCCTGCCGGACGACTTCGAGCGCAGCGAGGAGTTCAGCATCTGA
- a CDS encoding ABC transporter ATP-binding protein, with protein sequence MSAPLLEARQISLGYPREQGWQAVLADFDLQLEPGEVVSILGPSGVGKSSLLRVLAGLQEPRAGQVSLYGEALEGPHPRVAVAFQDPSLLPWLSLEKNVAFGLDFARQPQLSAQQRQARIDAAISEVGLQHAREHYPAQLSGGMAQRTALARCLARQPQVLLLDEPFGALDEVTRADMQQLLLRVIAEHHTAAVLITHDIDEALLLSDRILLLGNSPARTLGEWRIDLPQPRAELVDELGALRIEILKTLRRASRNPLNSTQPEPSEMDHVPGRLHPHSS encoded by the coding sequence ATGAGTGCGCCACTGTTGGAGGCCCGACAGATCAGTCTCGGCTATCCGCGGGAGCAGGGTTGGCAGGCGGTGCTGGCAGACTTCGATCTGCAACTGGAACCGGGCGAAGTGGTGTCGATCCTCGGCCCCAGTGGCGTCGGCAAGTCGAGCCTGCTGCGCGTGCTGGCTGGCTTGCAGGAACCTCGTGCCGGTCAGGTGAGCCTGTACGGCGAGGCCCTGGAGGGGCCGCACCCTCGGGTGGCGGTGGCCTTCCAGGATCCGAGCCTGTTGCCCTGGCTGAGCCTGGAGAAAAACGTCGCGTTCGGCCTGGACTTCGCCCGGCAGCCGCAGCTGAGTGCGCAGCAGCGCCAGGCCCGGATCGACGCTGCGATCAGCGAGGTCGGCCTGCAGCATGCACGCGAGCATTATCCGGCGCAGCTCTCCGGTGGCATGGCCCAGCGCACGGCATTGGCCCGTTGCCTGGCCCGCCAGCCCCAGGTGCTGTTGCTGGATGAGCCCTTCGGTGCGCTCGATGAAGTCACCCGCGCCGACATGCAGCAATTGCTGTTGCGGGTGATTGCCGAACATCACACCGCAGCGGTGCTCATCACTCATGACATCGATGAAGCCCTGCTGCTTTCCGACCGTATCCTGCTACTGGGTAACAGCCCGGCGCGCACGCTCGGTGAATGGCGTATCGACCTGCCGCAGCCGCGTGCCGAACTGGTCGATGAACTGGGTGCCCTGCGCATCGAGATTCTCAAAACCCTTCGGCGGGCAAGCCGCAACCCTCTCAATTCAACGCAGCCCGAACCGTCGGAGATGGATCATGTGCCTGGACGACTTCACCCACACTCGTCGTGA
- a CDS encoding acyl-CoA dehydrogenase family protein encodes MLDPALSQWLDEHAQALDLGQCDPQVVLSQLATAGVLRVGVDEAVGGSGGNVTDAVETLAHVASHSLAAAFVFWGQRAFIEYLLHSPNTGLRERLLPSLLSGELAGATGLSNAMKFLSGIESLQVRARARTDGWQLDGRLHWVTNLRKSGFVVAAAIEREEGGVPFVLAIPDNLAGLRRSEDLQLMGLQSSNTAAIDFHQVSVNSDWLLHEDAKRFLPAVRPAFLGLQCGMAIGLGRRALDEVESHLQDGRSILREPLLEQRHVLEQAVEELKSGLLDGRFLTRPADLFKVRITLAEVAAQAVQLELQASGGKAYLSEFGSGFARRWRESAFVPIVTPSLVQLCTELLRQAREAAA; translated from the coding sequence ATGCTTGATCCGGCATTGAGCCAATGGTTGGACGAACACGCCCAGGCCCTGGACCTGGGGCAGTGCGATCCACAGGTGGTGCTGTCGCAACTGGCGACCGCCGGTGTACTGCGGGTAGGCGTCGACGAAGCGGTGGGGGGCAGCGGTGGCAATGTCACCGACGCCGTCGAAACGCTGGCCCATGTCGCCAGTCATTCCCTGGCGGCCGCCTTCGTGTTCTGGGGCCAGCGTGCCTTTATCGAATACCTGCTGCACAGCCCGAATACCGGCTTGCGCGAGCGCCTGTTGCCGAGCCTGCTCAGCGGCGAGCTGGCAGGGGCGACCGGGCTGTCGAACGCCATGAAGTTCCTGTCGGGCATCGAATCGCTGCAGGTGCGCGCCCGCGCCCGGACCGATGGCTGGCAGCTCGACGGTCGCCTGCACTGGGTGACCAACCTGCGCAAGAGTGGTTTCGTCGTGGCGGCGGCGATCGAGCGCGAGGAGGGCGGTGTGCCGTTCGTCCTGGCGATCCCGGACAACCTGGCCGGTCTGCGGCGTTCCGAGGACCTGCAACTGATGGGCCTGCAATCGAGCAACACCGCCGCCATCGACTTTCACCAGGTGAGCGTCAACAGCGACTGGTTGCTGCACGAGGACGCCAAGCGTTTCCTGCCTGCGGTGCGGCCTGCATTTCTTGGCCTGCAATGTGGCATGGCGATCGGCCTGGGCCGTCGTGCACTGGATGAGGTCGAGAGCCATCTGCAGGACGGTCGCTCGATCCTGCGTGAACCGCTGCTGGAGCAACGGCACGTGCTGGAGCAGGCGGTGGAGGAGCTGAAGAGCGGGTTGCTGGATGGCCGTTTTCTGACGCGTCCGGCCGACCTGTTCAAGGTTCGCATTACCCTCGCCGAAGTCGCGGCCCAGGCGGTGCAACTGGAATTGCAGGCCAGTGGCGGCAAGGCCTACCTGAGCGAGTTCGGCAGCGGTTTCGCCCGGCGCTGGCGCGAGTCGGCGTTCGTGCCGATCGTCACGCCGAGCCTGGTGCAATTGTGTACCGAGCTGCTGCGCCAGGCGCGGGAAGCTGCAGCATGA
- a CDS encoding carboxymuconolactone decarboxylase family protein — translation MSRVTLHTLQSAPEAARPFLENAQKNSGFIPNLLGVLANAPAALETYVTVSGLNGKAELSLAEREVVQLIAATTHGCDFCVAGHTAVALNKAKLPDEVVDALRGQSELPQAKLEVLATFTREVIATRGNVSEQTFNVFKEAGYTEGNALEVILGVSLATLCNFANVFARTPLNPELAKYRWEAGQ, via the coding sequence ATGTCGCGCGTCACTCTACACACTCTGCAAAGCGCCCCTGAAGCGGCCAGGCCCTTTCTGGAAAACGCCCAGAAGAACTCCGGCTTCATCCCGAACCTGCTGGGCGTACTCGCCAATGCCCCGGCGGCACTGGAAACCTACGTTACGGTATCGGGCCTCAATGGCAAAGCCGAACTGAGCCTGGCCGAGCGCGAGGTCGTGCAACTGATTGCCGCCACGACCCATGGCTGCGACTTCTGCGTGGCCGGGCACACCGCGGTGGCGCTGAACAAGGCCAAGCTGCCGGATGAAGTGGTCGACGCCCTGCGGGGCCAGAGTGAACTGCCGCAGGCAAAACTCGAAGTACTGGCTACCTTTACCCGGGAGGTCATCGCCACCCGCGGCAATGTCAGCGAGCAGACCTTCAATGTCTTCAAGGAGGCCGGATACACAGAAGGTAACGCCCTGGAGGTGATTCTCGGCGTCAGCCTTGCGACACTCTGCAACTTCGCCAACGTGTTCGCCCGTACGCCGCTCAACCCGGAGCTGGCCAAGTACCGCTGGGAAGCGGGTCAATGA
- a CDS encoding AraC family transcriptional regulator, translating into MISSSPLVDWLLESLELDTSLFHVGRYCGGWHASTHGLARASFHLIVQGHCWLHIDGAQAGVRLEAGDAVFLLRDLDYRLSSAEDGAQAKALPRMAMSALDSDAQDGVGLVCGFFHFRSGLSSLIIDGLPDWLVLRAGDPSSSAARALFGLILEECQRQPAPSSSLLERLSHLLFLYVLRQQVSGNQALGGLVSLARHPGFAPLLEQLIEHPAQNWSLESMAACTGLSRSAFFKRFNELAGQSPGQVLLALRIRHACQLLKANHTVEQACAAVGYQSIAAFTRAFTKAVGVQPGAYRKQQEGR; encoded by the coding sequence ATGATTTCGTCCAGCCCACTGGTTGATTGGTTATTAGAAAGCCTCGAACTCGACACCAGCCTGTTTCACGTCGGCCGCTACTGCGGCGGCTGGCACGCCAGCACCCACGGGCTGGCGCGGGCCAGCTTCCACCTGATAGTGCAGGGTCACTGCTGGCTGCATATTGATGGAGCGCAAGCCGGTGTGCGCCTGGAGGCCGGGGATGCGGTCTTCCTGTTGCGGGACCTGGACTACCGGCTGTCCAGCGCCGAGGACGGTGCCCAGGCCAAGGCCCTGCCGCGCATGGCCATGAGTGCCCTCGACAGCGACGCCCAGGATGGCGTCGGCCTGGTCTGCGGCTTCTTCCACTTTCGCTCGGGGCTGTCGTCACTGATCATCGATGGGTTGCCGGACTGGCTCGTGCTGCGCGCCGGCGATCCTTCGTCGAGTGCGGCGCGCGCGCTGTTCGGGCTGATCCTCGAGGAATGCCAGCGCCAGCCGGCGCCCTCTTCGTCACTGCTCGAGCGCCTGAGCCATCTGCTGTTCCTCTATGTGCTGCGCCAACAGGTGAGCGGCAACCAGGCGCTGGGCGGCCTGGTCTCCCTGGCCCGCCACCCGGGCTTTGCCCCGTTGCTGGAGCAACTGATCGAGCATCCGGCGCAGAACTGGTCGCTGGAGAGCATGGCGGCCTGCACCGGCCTGTCACGCTCGGCGTTCTTCAAGCGCTTCAACGAACTGGCCGGCCAGTCGCCGGGCCAGGTCCTGCTGGCGCTGCGCATCCGCCATGCCTGCCAGTTGCTCAAGGCCAACCACACCGTGGAGCAGGCCTGCGCAGCCGTGGGCTACCAGTCGATCGCCGCGTTTACCCGGGCGTTCACCAAGGCGGTGGGGGTGCAACCGGGGGCGTATCGCAAGCAGCAAGAGGGACGTTGA
- a CDS encoding ATP-binding protein, with protein MFKARRNLWLLLFVYVVGVSGYIYYLHSQARDILTQSINDKLLHAALGASAILGDRYHDHLFDKDSKSVEEDLDAIQRLSRFNEAMGTAFVYTVIKQAGSAYLVSSSASAEEVRNKNFVRFFDPYPDASQALLDSFEGSAPNWIDYSDRWGDFRAVFIPLKSRDGTVYVAGAEIRLADYYQQLGRESLYHIVLAILIFLAFSLLFAVDSLRMRAHLQQLQINEKLGQAKQAAEHADRSKTKFLASMSHEIRTPMYGVIGATDLLAGTSLDSEQRELLATIHTSGKALLALINDILDLAKIESGKPDLKPRVFDLRSLVDSSAELLRQNIQDKPVELEVNISASVPRWVKMDADRLRQILFNLLGNAIKFTEAGKVSLIVESTANALEPRLDFVIRDTGIGISTEQQLSLFDPFTQFEGPLDQRFSGSGLGLSICKSLIEALAGELSVSSRFGVGSIFSFSLPTESFLKSEIPVVLDHPAPVFDTSFARDFPLDILLVENHPLNQKVAMAMLHTLGYEPDLASNGREALDYCMSASPDVILMDINMPGMDGLEAIRRIRQLPAGEHCYIVAFTASAFSSEIEHFRRAGANDILTKPANFLGFAEVLQRSADYRQLQGSHSTTE; from the coding sequence ATGTTCAAGGCCAGGCGTAATCTATGGCTTTTGTTATTTGTTTATGTCGTCGGTGTCAGTGGTTATATTTATTATCTGCATTCCCAGGCCCGCGACATTCTCACGCAAAGTATCAATGACAAGCTTTTGCATGCGGCACTGGGTGCTTCTGCCATTCTTGGCGATCGATATCATGACCACCTGTTCGACAAGGACTCAAAGTCGGTCGAGGAGGATCTGGATGCCATTCAGCGCCTTTCCAGATTCAATGAAGCCATGGGCACGGCGTTCGTCTATACCGTGATAAAACAGGCGGGATCCGCCTATCTGGTCAGTTCCAGCGCTTCGGCCGAAGAGGTCCGAAACAAGAATTTCGTACGATTTTTCGATCCCTATCCAGATGCCAGCCAGGCATTGTTGGACAGCTTTGAAGGCAGCGCCCCCAACTGGATCGATTACTCCGACCGCTGGGGTGATTTTCGGGCGGTGTTCATTCCGTTGAAGTCTCGCGATGGTACAGTTTATGTTGCTGGTGCAGAAATAAGACTGGCCGACTATTATCAGCAACTGGGGCGAGAGTCCCTTTATCACATTGTATTGGCTATTCTGATTTTTCTAGCCTTTAGTCTGCTTTTCGCTGTTGACTCGTTGCGCATGCGCGCTCATCTGCAACAGTTGCAAATCAATGAAAAGTTGGGGCAGGCCAAGCAGGCTGCCGAGCATGCCGATCGATCCAAGACAAAGTTCCTGGCATCCATGAGCCATGAGATTCGTACGCCCATGTATGGCGTGATCGGAGCGACCGATTTGTTGGCAGGAACATCGCTGGATTCGGAACAGCGCGAATTGCTGGCCACGATCCATACGAGTGGCAAGGCGCTGCTGGCGCTGATCAACGATATCCTCGACCTGGCGAAGATCGAGTCGGGCAAGCCCGATCTAAAACCGCGGGTCTTCGACTTGCGTTCCCTGGTCGACTCCAGCGCTGAATTGCTTCGGCAGAACATCCAGGACAAACCGGTGGAGCTTGAAGTCAATATATCGGCTAGCGTTCCTCGTTGGGTCAAGATGGATGCCGATCGGCTTCGGCAGATCCTGTTCAACCTTCTGGGCAACGCGATCAAGTTCACCGAAGCGGGCAAGGTATCGCTGATCGTCGAGTCCACTGCCAATGCGCTCGAGCCACGCTTGGACTTTGTCATACGCGATACCGGTATCGGAATCTCCACCGAACAGCAGCTCAGCCTGTTCGATCCGTTCACCCAGTTCGAAGGGCCGCTGGATCAACGCTTCAGTGGCAGTGGTCTTGGCCTGTCGATCTGCAAGAGCCTGATCGAAGCCTTGGCGGGTGAGTTGTCCGTCAGCAGTCGATTTGGTGTCGGTTCGATTTTTTCCTTCTCCCTGCCCACCGAGTCGTTCCTGAAGTCCGAGATACCGGTTGTCCTGGATCATCCAGCGCCCGTTTTCGATACGTCTTTCGCCCGTGATTTTCCGCTCGATATCCTGCTGGTGGAGAATCATCCGCTGAACCAGAAGGTCGCCATGGCGATGCTCCATACCCTGGGGTATGAGCCGGACTTGGCCTCCAACGGACGTGAGGCACTGGACTACTGCATGAGTGCTTCTCCCGATGTGATTCTCATGGACATCAACATGCCCGGCATGGATGGGTTGGAGGCTATTCGCCGCATTCGCCAGCTGCCGGCTGGCGAGCACTGCTATATCGTGGCCTTCACTGCCAGCGCTTTTTCCAGCGAGATCGAGCATTTTCGGCGTGCAGGCGCCAACGATATCCTGACCAAACCGGCGAACTTTCTGGGGTTTGCCGAAGTGCTCCAGCGCTCTGCCGATTATCGACAGCTTCAAGGCAGTCATTCGACAACTGAGTAA
- a CDS encoding alpha/beta fold hydrolase, with translation MSTFVTRDGTEIYYKDWGTGKPVLFSHGWPLDADMWEYQMEYLSSRGYRTIAFDRRGFGRSSQPWSGYDYDTFADDLAQLIEHLDLEEVTLVGFSMGGGDVSRYIARHGSQRVAGLVLLGAVTPLFIQTEDHPQGVPQAVFDGIKAGLLKDRAQFIADFAAPFYGTNHGQVVSQGVLTQTLNIALLASLKGTLDCVTAFSETDFRADMARIDVPTLVIHGDDDQIVPFEATGKLAAELIPGARLKVYAGAPHGFAVTHAQQLNEDLLAFLAG, from the coding sequence ATGAGCACATTCGTGACACGCGATGGCACCGAGATCTATTACAAGGACTGGGGTACCGGCAAGCCGGTGCTGTTCAGCCATGGTTGGCCACTGGATGCGGACATGTGGGAATACCAGATGGAGTACCTGAGCAGCCGTGGTTATCGCACCATCGCCTTCGACCGGCGTGGCTTTGGTCGTTCCAGCCAGCCTTGGAGCGGCTATGACTACGACACCTTTGCCGATGACCTGGCCCAGCTGATCGAGCACCTGGATCTTGAAGAGGTCACCCTGGTCGGCTTCTCCATGGGCGGCGGCGATGTCAGTCGCTACATCGCCCGCCACGGCAGCCAGCGCGTGGCCGGCCTGGTGCTGCTGGGCGCGGTGACTCCGCTGTTCATCCAGACCGAGGACCACCCGCAAGGCGTGCCACAGGCGGTTTTCGACGGTATCAAGGCCGGCCTGCTCAAGGACCGCGCGCAGTTCATCGCCGATTTCGCCGCGCCGTTCTACGGCACCAACCACGGCCAGGTGGTTTCCCAGGGCGTCTTGACCCAGACCCTGAATATCGCCTTGCTGGCTTCGCTCAAGGGCACCCTGGACTGCGTGACGGCGTTTTCCGAAACCGACTTCCGCGCGGACATGGCCCGGATCGACGTGCCGACGCTGGTGATCCATGGGGATGACGACCAGATCGTGCCTTTCGAGGCTACCGGCAAGCTGGCCGCCGAGTTGATCCCGGGCGCGCGCCTGAAGGTCTATGCCGGCGCACCGCACGGTTTTGCAGTCACCCATGCGCAACAGTTGAACGAAGACCTGCTGGCGTTCCTGGCTGGCTGA
- a CDS encoding N-acetylmuramidase family protein, producing the protein MKNLQGLPSLISASVGAPGKARNLPADVQCIQYLFNLIIPKMGFPLQENGKCDGQLVQCISQYQFRHLKYAHPDGVVDPTGRTFNSLIEEAIKVPVKPNLGLRLPTFFNAFANSGGDVQATVNHYLDRMRAMIEAERRNRQMVLQATCDGNMTLSDTDFQNAATQLGNGIPVNIIKAFATVESGGRSGFGPAKLPVIAFEGHTFRKYTKSKYDKTHPLLSYPYVKKAGPQWQVNNKDQAKAWETMATAFGLDQEAALMSASWGMFQVMGFNFAACGYKNVFEFVTDMKLNAGTQLKAFVGFCLKNPSLMKAMKNKDYVGMAFNYNGKDYGDYDSRIKKAYEKLEGKK; encoded by the coding sequence ATGAAAAATCTGCAGGGTTTGCCTAGCCTTATCAGTGCGTCAGTAGGTGCTCCCGGCAAGGCGCGAAACTTGCCCGCCGATGTTCAATGCATCCAGTACTTGTTTAACCTGATCATCCCGAAGATGGGTTTTCCACTGCAGGAAAATGGCAAGTGCGATGGTCAGTTGGTGCAGTGCATCAGCCAGTATCAGTTCCGTCATCTCAAGTACGCCCACCCCGATGGCGTCGTCGACCCGACCGGCCGAACCTTCAACAGCCTGATCGAAGAAGCGATCAAGGTACCGGTCAAGCCGAACCTCGGCCTGCGCCTGCCGACGTTCTTCAACGCATTCGCCAACAGTGGCGGTGACGTCCAGGCCACGGTCAACCATTACCTGGACCGCATGCGCGCGATGATCGAAGCCGAGCGGCGCAACCGCCAGATGGTGCTGCAGGCCACGTGCGACGGCAACATGACCCTGAGCGATACCGACTTCCAGAATGCCGCCACCCAGTTGGGCAACGGCATTCCGGTGAACATCATCAAGGCCTTCGCCACCGTCGAGTCCGGTGGCCGCTCCGGTTTCGGCCCGGCCAAGCTGCCGGTGATCGCCTTCGAGGGACATACCTTCCGCAAGTACACCAAGAGCAAATACGACAAGACCCATCCGCTGCTGTCCTATCCCTATGTGAAGAAGGCCGGGCCGCAGTGGCAGGTCAACAACAAGGACCAGGCCAAGGCCTGGGAAACCATGGCCACCGCGTTCGGCCTGGATCAGGAAGCGGCCTTGATGTCGGCCTCGTGGGGCATGTTCCAGGTGATGGGTTTCAACTTTGCCGCCTGTGGTTACAAGAACGTCTTTGAATTCGTCACCGACATGAAACTCAATGCCGGTACGCAACTAAAGGCATTCGTTGGCTTCTGCCTCAAGAATCCGTCGTTGATGAAGGCAATGAAGAACAAGGATTACGTCGGCATGGCGTTCAACTATAACGGCAAGGATTATGGCGACTACGATTCGCGCATTAAAAAGGCCTACGAAAAACTTGAAGGGAAAAAATGA
- a CDS encoding immunity protein Imm33 domain-containing protein, producing MQGIQQAVCTRLGFEFFGCDPNHKVGISLNVREGVRPLNGMRIRPEAGTCGWYIWAGEELSEADDFFVPLHVAHLDDWEPLLLPYLGLAPGFRFLITEDYEDVWFDPRLLENRE from the coding sequence ATGCAGGGTATTCAGCAGGCGGTTTGCACAAGGCTGGGTTTCGAGTTCTTTGGCTGCGATCCGAATCACAAGGTGGGTATATCGCTCAACGTGAGGGAGGGCGTTCGCCCCCTGAATGGCATGCGGATCAGGCCGGAGGCTGGTACCTGTGGCTGGTACATCTGGGCGGGGGAGGAGCTATCGGAGGCGGATGACTTTTTCGTGCCCCTGCACGTGGCGCATCTCGATGATTGGGAGCCGCTGCTGCTTCCGTACCTGGGGCTGGCGCCCGGCTTCAGGTTCCTCATCACCGAGGACTACGAGGATGTCTGGTTCGATCCGAGGCTTCTGGAAAACAGGGAATAA
- a CDS encoding isocitrate lyase/PEP mutase family protein, which produces MPKISHTALRRNFRELLAKPACVETASVFDPMSARIAADLGFEVGILGGSVASLQVLAAPDFALITLSEFVEQATRIGRVAQLPFIADADHGYGNALNVMRTVEELERAGVAALTIEDTLLPAQFGRKSTDLISIEEGIGKVKAALEARVDPELTIIARTNAGVLPTQAIIERTRAYEKAGADGICMVGISDFDHLEQIAENLSVPLMLVTYGNPKLNDSQRLADLGVRVIVAGHGAYFASIKATYDSLRAQRQITHSTSNLSATELTHTYTFPESYVAWAKEFMDVEE; this is translated from the coding sequence ATGCCGAAAATCTCCCACACCGCTCTTCGTCGTAATTTTCGTGAATTGCTTGCCAAACCGGCCTGCGTGGAAACAGCGTCCGTGTTTGATCCGATGTCCGCGCGCATCGCGGCCGACCTGGGTTTCGAGGTCGGTATCCTCGGTGGCTCGGTCGCCTCGCTGCAGGTGCTGGCAGCCCCCGATTTCGCCCTGATCACCCTGAGTGAATTCGTCGAACAGGCCACGCGGATCGGCCGTGTCGCCCAGTTGCCCTTCATCGCGGACGCCGACCACGGCTACGGCAACGCCCTCAACGTCATGCGTACCGTCGAAGAACTGGAACGCGCCGGCGTCGCCGCGCTGACCATCGAAGACACCCTGCTGCCGGCGCAGTTCGGCCGCAAGTCCACGGACCTGATCTCCATCGAGGAAGGCATCGGCAAGGTCAAGGCCGCCCTGGAAGCCCGGGTCGACCCGGAACTGACGATCATCGCCCGGACCAACGCCGGGGTGCTGCCGACCCAGGCCATCATCGAACGCACCAGGGCCTATGAAAAGGCCGGTGCCGATGGCATCTGCATGGTTGGCATCAGTGACTTCGACCACCTCGAGCAGATCGCCGAAAACCTCAGCGTACCGCTGATGCTGGTGACCTACGGCAACCCGAAGCTCAACGACAGCCAGCGCCTGGCGGACCTCGGCGTGCGCGTGATCGTCGCCGGCCACGGCGCCTACTTCGCCTCGATCAAGGCCACGTACGACAGCCTGCGCGCCCAGCGCCAGATCACCCACAGCACCTCCAACCTCAGCGCCACCGAGCTGACCCACACCTACACCTTCCCCGAGAGCTATGTGGCCTGGGCGAAAGAGTTCATGGATGTGGAAGAGTGA
- the aepX gene encoding phosphoenolpyruvate mutase: MQEAVVRPGNLRALLGTLRCLRVLEVHSPISALLAEQSRLETGPGQWVAYDAIWSSSLTDSTQRGLPDIEILSPSNRLQGIREIFDVCDLPMIYDADTGGKPEHFAIHVKMLERAGVGAVVIEDKCGLKKNSLFGTDVTQAQESIEAFCQKIRLGRASRSPEGMMIIARCESLILDRGMDEAMERCLAYAEAGADGIMIHSRRKDGEEVLEFARRFRVHYPDVPLVCVPTSYAHLSFDQLQEAGFNVVIYANHMLRSAYMAMKEVATGILAHGRTLEVEQRCLGIDEILDLIPGTR, encoded by the coding sequence ATGCAGGAAGCAGTCGTTCGTCCAGGCAACCTTCGCGCCCTGTTGGGCACCCTTCGTTGCCTGCGGGTGCTGGAAGTGCACAGCCCGATATCCGCCTTGCTGGCAGAGCAATCGCGCCTGGAAACCGGCCCCGGCCAATGGGTGGCCTATGACGCCATCTGGTCCAGTTCACTCACCGATTCGACCCAGCGGGGCTTGCCCGACATCGAGATTCTGTCCCCGAGCAATCGCTTGCAGGGTATCCGCGAGATTTTCGATGTGTGTGACTTGCCGATGATTTACGACGCCGATACTGGCGGCAAGCCCGAGCACTTCGCTATCCACGTCAAGATGCTGGAGCGCGCAGGTGTCGGGGCCGTGGTGATCGAGGACAAGTGCGGCCTGAAGAAAAATTCGCTGTTTGGCACGGATGTCACTCAGGCTCAGGAATCAATCGAAGCGTTCTGCCAGAAGATCCGCCTGGGCCGCGCGAGCAGGTCACCGGAGGGGATGATGATCATTGCGCGTTGCGAGAGCCTGATTCTGGACCGCGGCATGGACGAGGCCATGGAGCGTTGCCTGGCCTATGCCGAGGCGGGGGCCGACGGCATCATGATTCACAGCCGCAGGAAAGATGGCGAGGAGGTCCTGGAGTTCGCCCGACGGTTTCGTGTGCATTACCCCGATGTTCCGCTGGTTTGCGTTCCGACCAGCTATGCGCACTTGAGTTTTGACCAGTTGCAGGAGGCGGGATTCAATGTGGTCATCTACGCCAACCACATGTTGCGCAGCGCCTACATGGCCATGAAGGAAGTGGCGACGGGGATCCTGGCGCATGGGCGAACGCTGGAGGTGGAGCAACGCTGCCTGGGTATCGATGAGATCCTCGACCTGATCCCTGGCACCCGTTAA